aaatatcacttaagtggttataactcgagacagggttgccagattatcaatgttttggactcgttggaaaggtctttcaattacctaactaacgatgatGATATTTGGTGCGATttcctgccatttattcaacttccgaaaatatgcgaaaacacatttttatacataacttttgaactatttatcgaaacttcaaaaaattcaatagcaccgtatgggaccctgaaccaagtcgaatgcgactggtttggtcaaaatcggttcaggggggggggggggggggggggggggggggggggggggggggggggggggggggggggggggggggggggggggggggggggggggggggggggggggggggggggggggggggggggggggggggggggggggggggggggggggggggggggggggggggggggggggggggggggggggggggggggggggggggggggggggggggggggggggggggggggggggggggggggggggggggggggggggggggggggggggggggggggggggggggcggggggcgggggggggggggggggggggggggggggggggggggggggggggggggggggggggggggggggggggggggtgggggggggggggggggggggtgggggggggggggggggggggggggggggggggggggggggggggggggggggggggggggggggggggggggggggggggggtgggggggggggggaggattatagccttacctcagtgaggaaggcaaaaccgacGACACGACAAGCCACTCGACTCCAAAAAGTGGGCACCAAATCGGCCTACCCCTCCGGTTCCTTTGGAACTGGAAACGTCAAactggattttctttgaaaaatgctTCAGTTTGGCAGCTCTGTTGGAGCAGCTGACTTTTGACATCGAGAAATGTCAAAtctgtcaaaaatattttcaatgacGAAAATTTGGCAAGGTCAGAAACGGCaagttttgaggaaaaaaaagggAATCCGGAGAAGGACCTGGTCGCTGAAAACCGAGAGGATGATGCCGGGAGCCTACTTTTCGCGTCCTCCGGTACCGAAACCCTCGGAACAACTACCTACCAGACGCAGATTGGAACTGGCAGATTGTTAATTAGTTCCGGGAAAAGTGAATAAATTCGACATCCCGAGAAGTACATGGTGCCTGAGGACCGATGAACTGACGGCCGCGTCATAATCCTAACGGAACATGTTAAAAATCAGATTGCACCTGCTGCACTAGCTGGTCATTTGGCACCAAATCCTTGCAAGGAATGAGAATCCGGGTTTCCTTGTTGGATCGCTTCGAGGTACCCTGGAATCTACTCTTTATGGACAGCAAGCAGTATGCGAAGTCAAGATTCAATTGAAACTTGGGTGGTATCCGACAAACTTGAATCGGTTTAACAATTATGGGAggttgggtggggggggggggggtcgtttGGTGATTGTGGAGAAAAACCACTTGACCACAGCGATTCTGCAGGAGTCGCTCGGTGGAAATGCCCGTTGGTAGTTTGACCTAGAAGACGTGTTAAAAAccagaaaaccgagcgaggagtttttatttttcaaaccggTAGTTGATTTGTCCGTGACGGCCACTCCTAGTGACTTGACGATGGCCATGTCGATTAACGCCGGCGAATAGGCCGCGCCGGAGTAGAAAAGTGTGTGAGCAGATTAATCAGCAGTCGCAGTACGTGGAGAAGCTAAAAGAGCAGATCCCGAACGCGCCTTGACCAGGTTTGTAATTTTCTCAGGCATGTCCAAACTCTTCGGACTGATGTACCGCACGTTTACGTTGTACAGCGTCAACTGCCGCGCCTACGAGTAAACCGTCCTGTCACGCTTCAAATCCCCCACTATGATAATGGTCAGTCCGTTGACCGTTCCGATTTCCTCCCTGATGGTGAAGATGCCCCGAAGGACTTGCATGGGATGTTCTATGATTCCGTCGCCGGTGTAGATCAGCGGCTTTCAGCAGTGGTGGGCCGCCTTCGAGACCGCTCCCGGTTCCGGATGTCGCAGCACTACCACATCCGACTAGCCGGCCATTACAAAGTTGCTGTCCTCGAGGGTCTCGCCCTTCTTACGGAGGAGCTCGTTTCATCTATGTAGATTTCGCGACCTCCGAGAGCCCCCGTGATGCTGCAGCTGGTCCGCGTGTTGACCTCGTAGAAAACGAACGCCATGATCTTCCCGCGCAGCAGGTCGTCCAACGGTGATCTTTCGTTAAACAAGCTCGCATCGTTTGCGCAATGCTGAAGATCTCGTTGAGCTGCTTCTTGCTGAACATCGAAACGCTGAGTACTTGCTTGCCGTCCATTGTGTTCCTTCGGAGTAAGGCTAGCGGCCGGAAGGAGGACGTCCTTGCCGCAGTTGAGGGTGGAGTCGCAGGTTGCCGGCAAGGCCGTAGCCCGGATTAGCGAGAACAACCGTGCAGAACTACCCGGTGGACGCGCCCCTTGATCTCTATGCCAGCGAACACCAGCGAGTTTTGTAGTGCGGCAGGACTTCCAGGATGATCCACTCTTCGTTGATGTCAACCTCGACGATGGAGTTGGGTTTTTGCGGGAGGCCGATGTTCCGCTTgggtttcttgtagaacttggCGATAAGGTCTTCCAGCGAGAGAAGACCCTCGTTGACGGCGGTCAACAGTAGCGGTAGAAGCATTTCCAATCCCCGCTTTGTGTGTGGCGCATGATTCGTAGCAAACACGTCGATCACGTTCAGATTGTCCCACAGGGCTTGCTGATCCTTAGGACAGCACACAACCGGCCCTATCCAATCCGGTCAAGATCCCCCGTAGAAAGAAACAGATAGTGCGGACAAACATTACACATAATCTTGATCCTCTTCTCCTTCGCTACCTTAATAATCATGATTTCCTCCTTCCAAGCCACGTGACAGATATGTATCGGTCAATCAACCAACGACGCCAGCAAGATTACCACCGCCGTCGAATGCCGTTCCGCATGAACGCTAAGTGGCGCCGCCTTGGGCCAATTCGACTAATGCTTCTGCCACACGATCCTGTCCGTCAATTTCAACGTCGTAATCGTCCCCCTTCTGCGCCAACTCTTGAATCAGCCCGAACGCGGCACGATCAAGAATCGGCGGAGTTGTGTTTGGCATCGCCGTCGATGAAAGGGGCAGTTTGACCATGACCCGCGAGGACATACAGTCGGTGGATCTTCATGACGGGGACCCGTCCAATACGGCTCATGTCCTCCCCCAGCAGCTTGGTGCACTTGACGTCCGTTACGAGGGGATCGAGTAATCGACGGCCAATCTGAAATAGATAAGGAAGGTCTCGCATAGGTTCCCGAGCTTAAAGAATCTCCAGCGTAGACTAACCGAAGCGTCAGCAAGAGCGAAAAGTACCTCGCGAGTGCTTGCTGCTGATTTCACTGCCGGAATGGTCGGAATCGATGCGTGACGACGAACTGTCCGCCGGAATGGCTAGCAGGAGATCCAACAAggccaaattgaaaaaatggattttagtgtttgtaaacatcaattttcaaatgtaaaTATTGCTGTTCGATCAGTGTTGCAAGTCGATTTTATTTTGTGAGAAAACCGAGGGGTCTTTCGATTTACCGTGACTTTGGTGGCTCACGGTGATTTCACGGGATTCACGGCGGGACCAATTTTCAATCAGATTTTTCCTCCGAGTGTCTTGTCGTGTCGTCGGCAAAACCCTAGATcttggtttcaaaatttattttttcgacaattttataaattatttcaagttactattttttaatagttcttatttttttaatatttatttttttattatttattttttttgatttaaatattatttttttttttctagagtttattttcaatttttttctgttatttaggtttttaattttattaaattgcttatattttaaatttttaaaatctttttttttcaatctgatatttttttttttttgaaaatatttttaatatttttagtttttctaatttttttccgtgcttgATTCGATTTTCGACTGCCGCGgtggggttgacgtcgggtgcaaatttcatttgcttcgatgtttgctactcgcgctggagatgcacttaGAACACATCTggccgatgacctcatttaaagttgtacttttatcacatggAACGTTTAACTAAACTACGGTATAATttcaatcgagaaattaaaagtgagagtgtgtgcaacatggagttaaactttctatgaagttgctgtgaagattaccatggcactttgaaaagtttaactccatgttgcacgcacacactctcacttttaatttctcgattttaCTGCAGTACCTGATTCAGAActtacactcaaagtaaaaagtatccttttttcaagttcacccgtcgtcaccctttaaaagggtatcgaaaatgtactgaatttgacatacccttttaaaaaggtgacgccgggtgaactttaaaaaaggatagaaagtatcctttttgaggattgaaagtacccttttgagggatacttctgactttgagtgtatgctataaaaaaagttaaatacagtccagactcataatcgaatcatgaaaaaaaaatcttctttgtcttatttttgattgttgagctttagtatggcCCGTATGAcacctaaactactctaaaggagcgttcttttataacgtaacgcgaaaaatttgatttttcgattattcgaagtcccaatgcatacaaaccttcggataatcgaacttcggataatcgaaacttcggataatcgaggcttcggataatctagtctggaatgtattaatatttaaaaacatatttttgtttttaacactggaacgcccaacgcatgtccaactcacacggacgcccaagcctcccaaaaaaaggtggaacgcgttcgtgttacactgctgtcgcgcgtcgaagcctccatccggaaccgtccagcctggggtattcggaagtgaccggtggcgtaccgtatgaagcagaagctagtggagaagcgttaaatacaaaaaaaaagtgtttttctaacatactgtttaatttttttttaaataaatgtaaaaaaccaagcacatttttctgaaattatccctgtagtgctaaatgttgtgtactcttgccataaaaggtttcttttccaattaaaagtaaaatacttttaccaatacaacgattttgttccataaatgcatggtagtaccaaaatctttccaacttttaaattgaaaagtttgaactttctacgaatattcaccaacgcgaacttttaatccaacgaacgatctttttaaatttatagtaatttttctttgtgtgcggtaacttcaactcgctggttctcgggcattactcaaccaatcgggacgattcttgtttccagtgatttgtaagaatgtccagatgatcctaaaattttgcagaacttgatttgaacaaatctgtaatttctgcgaccgaaaacagcgttccaccttttttaaaaagactgcctccgcggaatttttggcgaatttttttttacacgcgagaaaaaaaagttggatcgatgtttttgttcgcaaaaattacagatttgaccaaattaagttctgcaaagttctagaatcatttaGACATCCTAactaatcactggaaagaagaatcattgattggttgagttatgtccgagaaccattgagttgaagttaccgttccaactttttcggagccttgggcgttggaatgttaatgtgCGCAGTTTGCGCGCGGTATCAATCTCAACCCCCATGATGGCTGCCTTTAGCATCCCTCTGACCTAAAAGCCTTGGTCGCCAATAATCCAGAGAGTGCCGACCTTGGTGCTGACTTTAGTCTGCTtaagacttaattttgcttttaaatttttgttcaaattgggtattattttaagattttgagtCTTCTCAAACGAACGTGTCAGTCTACACAATTTCGCCCGACTTTTCTTCAACTGGGTTGCCCGTTTAGGTATAGACACTTGAACGACATCGGCCTCCGCATCAGCACAGGAGAGCGTTCCGTCTGTCACTTTCCGAATTTACAATCCACAACACAATCCACACTCACAACCCATCATCTGAATTCAGAAGGCGGCCAAGGAATCGGCAAGCGAGTCTGTGTTTGAGTTTGGCCAAATTAATGCGATTTTCGGGCGTCATTTGTTGAACTTTAGTGCGAAAACTGCTGCCGCCTTGGAATGTCGAAATGTGAGTATTAAATTAGTGTTTGGTTGGGGTTTGTGTTTTGACCGATATGTTTTCTTGCCCCGCGCAGTTGTGACGGAGGACGACGTCGCCGTTGGTTATGCTTCGGAACAGGACGAGTATGATTCCGAGCACGTCCGGGACATAATTTTGGCGGCGGAACCGGCCGAGATCTACGTGGGGAACACGGGCGAGGTGTCGGCGAGTAAATTCTTCAAGGAGTTCAAGTATTATGGGTACATCACGGACATGCATCTGTGGCGGACGCACAACCAGCTTTATCACGCGAGAATCTGCTACAAGACGCTGGTCCAAGCGCAGAAGGCGATCGACGAGAAAGACGGCAAGATTTACAACGGGAAGCGGCTGCGGGTTTCGCTGGTGAGCACGCGCACCAAGCTGGACTATCCGGCGGCGATCCGGATCGACGATATCTGCGAGGGCTGTCCGGAGGAGGAGATTTACGACCACTTTTCCGCGTGCGGGCCGATCAAGTTCGTGATCAACGTGGGGTGCGCCGCGTACGTGCACTTTGAGTCCGGGAAGGCGGCTTCGCTGGCGCTGCAGCAGGAGAAGATCCTGAACGGGGATCCGTACAGCATTACGAGGATCTTTGGGGACGATAGGAGtgagaattgatttttgtttagttGTTGGGATCTAGTTGTTGAATGACGcgtctttttatttttgtttcgcaGAGGATCACATCCAGGTGATTGAGAACATGAAGGACATAAAGTACCGCAAGCCGTTCGTGATGGTGGAGAACTTCCCGCAGTACCCCAAGGGCACATCGCTGAGCCAGTACAAGGCCAACTTTGCGTCGATCGGGCCGGTGCGCCACTTTAAGATTGCTCCGACGAAGAACGACACGGTCACGCTGGCGTTGTGCATGGAACGAGCCGACGATCGGGAGTTGGCCATCGACCGGTTCAACGATAAGAATGTGCGCGGCAAACAGCTCAAGATGTACATGGCCCCGGGAAAGGCGCGAATGACGATCGACCACGCGGCGACGTTCGCGTCCTGCAAGGCGACTGTGGTCGTCGATGGGATTCCGCCGTGTGAGTAGGAGtgagtttgcattttttggagaaatgttttttaaacttgtcttTCAGATTACAAGGACTACGACGTGTGTCGGATGTTTCGGCGGTGCGGCGAGATCAACTTTGCCGAGCGGTTTAATAACAAGTGGATGATCTGCTTCGAGGGATCGCCGGCCGTTTCGTTGGCTCACTTTTACCACTTTATCATCAACAAGCAGCGGTTGGTGATCCAGAATCTGACCCCGGGAACACTGCCGGTCAAGACTACGGTTCAACTGATAGATTGTTAGTATTTCACAGTTTTGGGTCAAGTTTCGCAGGTCTCACgtttctttttgtctttttagaTGAGGCTCCAAAGGAGAAGGTCGAAGGTAGAATTTGCTTTAAACTTCAAAACCACATCTATCTCACAATTTTGTATCTTTCAGAACGCAGGCCAAAGTGGACACCGCACAGTGGTCGTGCCGACGATTTCATTCGCGAGTCTATGCGGACGTTCGACAAAAAGTTCAAAGAGACTACAAAGCCGCAAGTTACCTCTGCCACGCAGCCGCGAACCGTAACCGATGCCGTCAGCAAGAACAAAACGCTCTCCGCGCAGGCCAAACAGATTGCGACCATGTTCAAGCAGCAGGGCAGTATCGAAGTGGTGAAGAGCACTCCGGTCCAGTCGGTTTCGCCGACTCCGGTCGCGCAGAAGCGTCCCGCCAACAATCCTACCTTTTCGACCGGAGCGGGTCGCACCCGGAACGACAGCCAGAGCAGCAGCTCGGTCGCGATgaccggcgccggcgccagcGAAGAGCGGGAAAAGGACACCAAGTTCGCGATCCACCTGGGCAACCTGCCCAAGGGTCTCGAAGAGAGCGACCTGCGCGAGCTGTTCAAGGGCCACGCGGTTCAGAACATAGTTCAGCGGTGCGCGCGCGATTCGTACCACCCGACGGCCGAGGCGTACGTGTGCTTCAACAGCAAGGAATCGATGATCAAGGCGATCGCGAACCACCACAACCGGTACCGCGGCAAGCGGGTCATGATCACGCGCAACAACGTCACCCAGTTCTTCAAGCCGGAAACGGCCGTGATTGTGAAGAACTTGACGCCCAGTAAGATTTCCACGACTTTCTAGAGGGTTTTTCCAGTACTAACCCTTTCTTGCTTGCAGATGTTGACGCGGAAGGCGTTCTCGACGAGGTGGAGAAGGTCATCGGAGCCGGCAAAGTCGAAGACGTGCTCAAACCAGCCCATCACTACGCTTACGTCGACTTTGCCGACGGTTTGCAGACGAACGTGTTGATCGGCCGTCTGCGGGAGGCCTTTACGCGCTACAAGATCGACGTGTTCCCGCTGTACCGGATTATCCCGAAACGCACCATGCACTACAAGCCCAACTACAGCAGAACTCTGGAGGAGATGCGTGCGGCGTACCAGCTGCTTTCCCCAAGCCAGGTCACCTTCAAGGAGAAGAACTTTGGCGTTCACAACGCTCACAAGTGTATGTTCTTAGTAGCTTAAGAATTCGCAAACTCCGTAACGAAACCCTCCTTCTTCCAGTGTTCGTCGGCAACATCCCGCGGGACACGCAAGCGGACGACATAATCGACTACTTCAACAACTTTGGCAAGGTAATCGACTACAAGCCGATCGAGAAGAAGAGTTGCTACCTTCGCAAGTCGGTCATCCTCAGCTTTGAAAACTCGAAGCACGCGGAAAATGCCTACACTCACAACGGCCACTTCTTCGAGGGCTCCCAGCTGGACGTTCACCTGATGGACGTGCCCCCGTTGCAGTTTGAGCCGAACGCGCTGGTACTCACCGCCAAGTTTCACAGTCCTTGTAAGTTCacccaaaatcccaaaaaaaaactctactcaactaaaaaacaaaaatctccaCAGTCCTCACCGTCGACGAAATCCGGAATGCGGTGCGCAAGCAGGTCATGGTGATGTACACGTTACGGTTCGACGCGTACGACGACCGGGCCAACGTCGTCATCAAGTACCACCCGAAGCGGGGCGAGAACGCGCTCGAGGAGCTCTCCCAACTTACGAAGATCAACGACGAACCGGTGCTGTTTGTCGGTAAGTCACTGCGTTGATCGCGGCAACAGTTTACTAAAAAAAGCGCTCTTGTTTTATTTCAGAGGGCGTTGATCTGGACCCACCCGAGCCGAACGAAGCGCGCGAGAGCAGGAACATTTACAACTCACCTTTCCGCAAGTACAAGGAAACCTATCTGAGCTTCGTCGTGTACAAGGAGAACCTGAAGGAGGATCTGGAGATTCGCACGCGGACGAACAGCGAGCAGAACGTGCCGCTCAAGGCGTTCTACAATGACAACTCGGTGCAAATCAACAACGTCTCGGTGGACACCTCGCTGGAGGATCTACGCGACCTGCTGCTCAAGTGCGGCAACATTACCGACTATCAGGCGTTGATCCTCGAGGAGGACGCCACCAAGATTTGCTACGTCAAGTTCGACACGGATCTGGCGGCGGACCTGGCCTGTACTTACAACCAGCGGATGCTGGACGGCAAGCGGCTGCTCGTTCACCTGGTCAAGGAAACGGTCAACGTGGAACGCGACCGGTCGATTTGTGTGGAACGGCTCAACCCCAACACGACGGCCGAGCAGCTGTACGACGCGTTCTCGCCGATCGGCGTCATCAAGTATGTCCAAAAGCAGTCCCCCTTCTCGGCGATCGTTTGCTTCAAGGACCAGGACAGTATGATCGAGGCGGTCAACGTGAGCGCAATTCCAAATTCGGGCGCGTTCATCATCAACCCGTGCTACGACGATTACGATTCGCGTTTCTACAACAACTTCTGCGTCAAGGAGGAATTCATCTCGATCGAGCGCATCCGGTCCGCGTTGAAGCCCCGCGCCCGGCCCGAGTTCCACCAGTGCGAGGTAGAGAAGCAGCAGTTCGAGAATCTTCCCGAGGCCGTCAAGGCCGAACTGATGAACGAGGTATTCCTGGCCCGCGTCAACATTCCCGAGTTCGACAAGAAAAGCAAATCGGAGCAGATCTTCGCCCTCAAGGGTGAAAACTTTTCACACAAGGAGTACTTCCTTCGGCTGAACGTACAAGAGCAGGAAAAGCTGCTGGACATCACCGAGGTGCTGGCGAAAGAGTACCCGTACGACGAGGTGAAAGGAATGCAACTGTTCCCATCGCAAGCCAAGAAAGCTCGTCCGGATCAACCAACCAACACAAAACCGGACAAAAAGTTCGCCGACAACTGGTACTCTGCTCCGGCCGTCAACGACCCCGTAGAAGTTCCAGACGAAACCTCAGAGGATCAGCAAGAAATCCAAACCCCCGAGGACGGCCCCTTAAATGCACAGCACGTGGCCCAGGTGCTACCCTCTAGCGGACTGTTAGGACTAGGAAGCAATTCACCCCTCACCGGTTGCCCCCCGCCGATGGGTTGCCCACCCCCCATGGGCTGTCCAGCCCCAGTCTACCCACCCTCGAACCAACCACCGCCTCAGATGGGACTCCTCGGATCAATGTACGGAGGAATGGGAATGGGCGGACTCATGGGT
This is a stretch of genomic DNA from Culex pipiens pallens isolate TS chromosome 1, TS_CPP_V2, whole genome shotgun sequence. It encodes these proteins:
- the LOC120426687 gene encoding uncharacterized protein LOC120426687, which codes for MSKFVTEDDVAVGYASEQDEYDSEHVRDIILAAEPAEIYVGNTGEVSASKFFKEFKYYGYITDMHLWRTHNQLYHARICYKTLVQAQKAIDEKDGKIYNGKRLRVSLVSTRTKLDYPAAIRIDDICEGCPEEEIYDHFSACGPIKFVINVGCAAYVHFESGKAASLALQQEKILNGDPYSITRIFGDDRKDHIQVIENMKDIKYRKPFVMVENFPQYPKGTSLSQYKANFASIGPVRHFKIAPTKNDTVTLALCMERADDRELAIDRFNDKNVRGKQLKMYMAPGKARMTIDHAATFASCKATVVVDGIPPYYKDYDVCRMFRRCGEINFAERFNNKWMICFEGSPAVSLAHFYHFIINKQRLVIQNLTPGTLPVKTTVQLIDYEAPKEKVEERRPKWTPHSGRADDFIRESMRTFDKKFKETTKPQVTSATQPRTVTDAVSKNKTLSAQAKQIATMFKQQGSIEVVKSTPVQSVSPTPVAQKRPANNPTFSTGAGRTRNDSQSSSSVAMTGAGASEEREKDTKFAIHLGNLPKGLEESDLRELFKGHAVQNIVQRCARDSYHPTAEAYVCFNSKESMIKAIANHHNRYRGKRVMITRNNVTQFFKPETAVIVKNLTPNVDAEGVLDEVEKVIGAGKVEDVLKPAHHYAYVDFADGLQTNVLIGRLREAFTRYKIDVFPLYRIIPKRTMHYKPNYSRTLEEMRAAYQLLSPSQVTFKEKNFGVHNAHKLFVGNIPRDTQADDIIDYFNNFGKVIDYKPIEKKSCYLRKSVILSFENSKHAENAYTHNGHFFEGSQLDVHLMDVPPLQFEPNALVLTAKFHSPFLTVDEIRNAVRKQVMVMYTLRFDAYDDRANVVIKYHPKRGENALEELSQLTKINDEPVLFVEGVDLDPPEPNEARESRNIYNSPFRKYKETYLSFVVYKENLKEDLEIRTRTNSEQNVPLKAFYNDNSVQINNVSVDTSLEDLRDLLLKCGNITDYQALILEEDATKICYVKFDTDLAADLACTYNQRMLDGKRLLVHLVKETVNVERDRSICVERLNPNTTAEQLYDAFSPIGVIKYVQKQSPFSAIVCFKDQDSMIEAVNVSAIPNSGAFIINPCYDDYDSRFYNNFCVKEEFISIERIRSALKPRARPEFHQCEVEKQQFENLPEAVKAELMNEVFLARVNIPEFDKKSKSEQIFALKGENFSHKEYFLRLNVQEQEKLLDITEVLAKEYPYDEVKGMQLFPSQAKKARPDQPTNTKPDKKFADNWYSAPAVNDPVEVPDETSEDQQEIQTPEDGPLNAQHVAQVLPSSGLLGLGSNSPLTGCPPPMGCPPPMGCPAPVYPPSNQPPPQMGLLGSMYGGMGMGGLMGGPPPGMGMGMPPPQHMYGNNGPAMPPMQQPMGMQPARGSLSSHWAERASMAYNAGPSGMNYNNQQQQQPPYY